The Natrinema saccharevitans genome includes the window GCGGCGAACCGATCTTCGAGAACAAGGAGGTCCTGCGACCGTCCTATACCCCACACGAACTCCCCCACCGGAGCGATCAGATCAACAAGATGGCGACGATTCTGGTCGCCGCGCTCCGCGGGGAGACCCCCTCGAACATCCTCATCTACGGGAAGACCGGGACCGGCAAAACCGCGAGCGCGAAGTTCGTCAGCAAGGAACTCGAGAGTACGTCCCAGAAATATTCGGTCCCCTGTGACGTCGAGTACATCAACTGCGAGGTTACCGATACCCAGTATCGGGTCCTCGCACAGCTCGCGAACAAGTTTATCGAGAAGAACGAGACCCGGATCGACGAGCGAATCGACGACCTCCGATCCCTGCTGGACGATCTCGAGGCGTACGACCGCGCCGCCGACGGCTCGAGCGACGAGCCGGCAGATGAGACGGCGTCGGACCCGTTCGATTTCGTCTCCGAGGACGAGATCGACGGCGACACCGAAACTTCGACTGGAACTGATATCGGACCGCAGTCCGGCGGTTCTCCACTCGAAACAGGGGGGTCAGCCGACCGGAGCGATTCGCCGTCCGAAACCGAACCCGCGGCCCTCGAGAACGCTGCCGACGGGTCCGAGGCGTCCGGGGACGGTGCCGCTGATCCGACACCCGATCACCCGCTCGCATCGACGCCGTTCGGCGGGCGAGACGAGATCGAAGACCGGATCGCGGAGCTACGAGACGACAAGGACTCCTTCGAGGAGGTGCCGATGACCGGCTGGCCGACCGACCGGGTCTACAGCGTCTTTTTCGACGCCGTCGACTACGACGAGCGGGTCGTCGTCATCATGTTGGACGAGATCGACAAACTCGTCGAGAAAAGCGGCGACGACACGCTCTACAATCTCTCGCGGATGAACTCCGAACTCGAGAACTCCCGTGTTTCGATCATCGGTATCTCGAACGACCTGAAGTTCACCGACTTCCTCGATCCCCGCGTGAAGTCCTCGTTGGGGGAAGAGGAGATCGTCTTCCCGCCCTACGACGCCAACCAGCTTCGAGACATTCTCGAACATCGCTCCGAGGTCGCGTTCAAGGGGGGCGCGCTCTCGGGTGACGTGATCCCGCTGTGTGCGGCCTTCGCCGCGCAGGAACACGGGGACGCACGGCGCGCGCTGGATCTGCTGCGGACCGCCGGCGAACTCGCCGAGCGTTCCCAGTCGGAGACGATCGTCGAGGAACACGTCCGACAGGCCCAGGACAAGATCGAACTCGATCGCGTGGTCGAGGTCGTCCGCACTCTGCCGACGCAGTCGAAACTCGTCCTCTTCGCGATCATCCTGCTCGAGAAAAACGGCGTCCACAGCATCAACACGGGCGAGGTGTTCAACATCTACAAGCGCCTCTGCGAGGAGATCGACGCCGACGTGCTGACCCAGCGTCGGGTGACCGACCTCATCAGCGAACTCGACATGCTCGGAATCGTCAACGCCGTCGTCGTCTCCAAGGGCCGGTACGGCCGGACCAAAGAGATCAGCCTCTCGGTCCCGCTCGAGGAGACGGAGGCCGTCCTCCTCTCCGATTCGCGGCTTTCCGATATCGACGACGTTCAGCCGTTCGTACAGGCCCGGTTCGAGAACTGAGCTTCGCAGTTTCGATCCTTTGTTATCGTCGATTCGTTTCGCCGCTGAGCCTCTCCGACGGGAATTCGACGCGACGAGATGCGGGTGTGACGACGCGACGAGAACCCGAGCGACGATGAGTCAGGACCGGTAGCGGCCGGCGGCGAGAACCGCACCGCCGGCGGCGAGCCCGACGATACCGGCTGTGCCGGCGAGGCCCCCACCGACACCTGGCCCCGGCGCGCCGGGACCGGCAGCCGACGCGGTCGTCACGGGAGCGGCTGGGCCCTGTAGCGGCGCGCCCGCGGGCGAGGCGGGAGCGATCATCCCACCCAGGAGGCTGTCGACGGTCAGTCGAACGTGGCCGAGCCACGGGATCCGGTACATGGCCTTGCCGGTCACCCACTCGGGTTTGACGACGGTCGTTCTGGCGCCCGATCCCGGCAATTGATCGTAGCTTGGGTTGTTGTCGCCTTTCGTAATGAATCCGGCGTGGGGGGCGGGACAGGTAACGACTTCCTCACAGCTCGCGTCGCCGACGAACTCCTCGCTGGCCTGGGTTTCGACCCATCGCTCGTCCTTCTCGACCCAGAAGTGGGCGCGATGGATTATCGGCGTCGCTCTCGTCTCGCCGTTCGGTCGGAAGACGATCACGTCGCCGGGGTTCCCGAACTCCGAGTAGCCGCTCTCCTCACCGCGTTGCATCGTGACGATGCCGGTGTCGCCGACGGCCCCGTCACCGGTGAACCGTCCGTCATCGACGATGAAGATCAGGTCGCCCCTGTGCATGTTCGGCTCCATGCTCGGGCTCTCGACGGCGACCAGCGGCGGCCAGAGTCCGCTGACCGCGAACAGCAGGAGGCCGACGACGGCGACGAGCGCGACGCTGCTCGCGACGTCCCGAACCAACACGACGTTCTCGTCGTCGGTCTCGAGGAACCAGCGGACGACGCCGTCGTCCTCGATACTGGCGCCGTCGTCGGTATCGGCACGTCCGCGGTCGCCCCGCCGCTGCGGGCCAGCGGCGTCGCCGTCCGGCGGGTCACGGTCGTGGTTTGTCGCCAACCGCTCGCGATCGCCGTCGCCGGAATCGCCGGGGTGATCCCCGGAATCAGAACCGCTCATCGTGCCCCGTTTTGCCGGGACCGCCAATCAACTTTCTGTTCGTCCCGACCGCCACGGGCCGCGACGGATCGCGGTCGCCCGCGTGGTCCTATGGATCGCGGCCGGCGGCGGCCGTGACGAACAGCGCGAGCGCGACCAGTCCCGCGGCGACCGCGACCGCAGCCGGGCCAACGCCCAGCAGCGAGCGGACCGAATCGACCGCCAGCCTGATCTCGCCGAGCCACGGGAGCCGAACGATCGCTTTGCTCCGGACCCACTCGGGTTTGACGACGGTCGTGTCGGCGCCCGACCGCGGTAGCTGGTCGTACGCGGGGTTGGCGTCGCCTTTCGTGACGAACCCGTCGTGGGGGGCCGGACACGACGGAATCTCGGTGCAGGTCGCGCCGTTGACGAACGCCGGGTCGGCCTTCGTCTCGACCCAGCGTTCGCCCTTCTCGACCCGAAACGCGACCCGGTGGATCGTCGGTGTCTGGCGCGGGTCGCCGTTCGGTCTGAAAACGACGACGTCGCCCGCGTCGCCGAGCGTCTCGTGGCCAGTCTCCAGTCCGCGCTCGCGCGTGACGATACCGGTTCCGCCGACGGCACCGTCGCCGGCGAATCTCCCCTCGTCGACGACGATCACGAGATCTCCCCGTTCGAGGTGGGGCTCCATGCTGCCGCTCTCGACGGCGACCAGCGGCGGCCAGGTGCCGGCGACGGCGAACAACAGGAGGCCGACGACGGCGACGATCGCGAGGCTCGTCGCGACGTCCCGGCCCACGGCCGCCGCTCGGTCGTCGGCCTCGAGGAACCAGCGGACGATCCCGTCGTCGATCGTGACTCCTTCGCCCGGTCGGGGTCGAGACGCGAGCCGGTCGTCGGTCCCGTCCCGGTCGGCCGCGGAATCGGGTCCGTCGGCGGTCGGCGGATCGTCGGGTGGCCCCGCTCGGTCGCGGTCGCTCTCGCCGGCGTCGGGCCCGTCCATTGACGAGCAGTTGCGTCGAGCCGCGCATGAACCTTCCGGCGGCGGCCGGTCGGTCGACCCTTCGTCCGAAGCCGGGTGCCGGCGGACCCCGGATTCGCTATCCTTTTTGTTCCGCTCGCGAATGTGACGGCTGTGCCACTCGAGGCCCCCGCGCGGATCGTCGGCGAACTCACGAGCCGCGGCTACAACGCCGAACGCGAGGCCGTGACGCGGCTCGCCGGGGCCTCTGATCCCGGTGCGGCCCTCGAGCGCGTCCTCGAGGCGGTCCCCGAGGACGCCTTAGTCGTCCGGACCGAACACGTCGAGACGGCGCTCTCGGCGGACGCCGCCGATGCCGCTCGCGCCGAGCCGGCCGCCGTTCTCGACGGCGAACCGACCCCCTCCGTTTCGACTGGAACTGACCCGACCCCGGGCGATGATACCTCCGGGGCCGCTCCAGTTGAAATGGGGGGGTCGTCGCCCGCCGATCGCTCCGTCGATCCCGCGAGCCGCTCCCTCGAGATCGTCGGTGACATGACCGGCCAGAGTACCGGGACCGGCGAGTACGAGGACTTCGTCTCGGTCTTTCGCGATCGACTCGACCGGCTGGGCGGTAAACTCAAGGGACGGGTCAACCACCGGCCGGCGACCGCCATTCAGGACATGCCCGGCGGCAGCGAGGTCGCGATGGTCGGACTGGTCAACGACATCCGATCGACCGCCAGCGGCCACTGGTTGATCGAACTCGAGGACGCGACCGGAACTTTCCCGTGGCTGGTGATGAAAGACCGGGAGTACGTCGACCTGGTCGACGAACTGCTCTGTGACGAGGTGCTGGCGATGGAGGGGTCCCTGGCGGACGACTCGGGGATCGCCTTCGTCGACTCGCTGCACTTCCCCGACATCCCCCGGACCCACGAGCCGTCGACGGCGGATCGCCACGTGCAGGCGGCGCTGATCAGCGACGTCCACGTCGGTAGTCAGGAGTTCATGGCCGACGCCTGGAACGCCTTCGCGGACTGGCTCCACACCGCGGAGGCGGAACGCGTCGAGTACCTGCTGCTGGCCGGTGACATGGTCGAGGGCGTCGGCGTCTACCCCGACCAGGACGAGGAACTCGACATCGTCGACATCTACGAGCAGTACGAGGCCTTCAGCGAGTACTTAAAGAAGATCCCCGGGGACATCGAGATCGTCATGATCCCGGGCAACCACGACGCGGTTCGGCTCGCGGAGCCACAGCCCGGCTTCGACGAGGAACTGCGCGAGATCATGTCCGCCCACGATCCCCGGATCGTGAGCAACCCCTCGACGGTGACCCTCGAGGGCGTCTCAGTCCTGATGTACCACGGCGTCAGCTTGGACGAGGTCATCGCGGAACTCCCGGAGGAAAAGGCCAGTTACGACGACCCTCACAAGGCGATGTACCACCTCCTCAAGAAGCGCCACGTCGCGCCGCAGTTCGGGGGTCACACGCGGCTCGCGCCCGAGGAGGAGGACTACCTCGTCATCGAGGAGGTGCCCGACATCTTCCACACCGGCCACGTCCACAAGCTCGGCTTCGGCAAGTACCACGACGTGCTGGCGATCAACTCCGGCTGCTGGCAGGCCCAGACGGACTTCCAGAAGAGCGTCAACATCGATCCCGATGCCGGCTTCGCGCCGATCGTCGATCTAGACACGCTCGACGTAACTGTCCAGAAGTTTAGTTAGATGCTTGTCAGTCGAAACGGCGTCCGAATTCATACGTTAGAGACATCTGCAATCACTTCTACGATCCCTTTGGCAATATGGAGGAGGAGAAAAAAGTCGAATCCGGGCGAGAACGCTCCCGCCGCCGTACTCGCGTCGAACGACAGTCGAGGTGATCGCGGTCGCTACCAGCCGGTTCGAACCTAGGGTTCGAGTCGAAACCGGACCGTCGGGGAGCCGTCGAACCGCGGGCCGCGGCCCCGTCGCTCGAAGCCGAGGTCCTCGGCGGCGGTCTCGATCGGGTCGGCGTCGCGGGCGGCCAGCACTTCGACGGCCATCGACTCGTGTTCGGCGAACCGGACCGGCTCGGCCAGCAGCCGTTTGCAGGCCTCGTCCGTCCCGTCGAGCTGGGTGACGTGGACGGTGTCCTCGCGCGCGTCGAAGCTAATGAATCCGAGCAGGTCCTCCGGATCGGAGCCGTCGTATTGCGATCCCGAGACGTCGGCGTTGGGATCGTGACTCCCGTCTTCCGCGACGCGCACCGTCCGGTCGTGGACGAGATTTCGCATCACGTCCGTCGGAGAGTCGGCGATCGACGCGAGCGCGTCGGCGTCGGCCTCGAGGGCATCCCGTACGTTCATCGGCATGTGGTAATGCTACGCACGACAATAAATCCCGGTCGCGAGTGTCTTCCCAGACTGGTATCTCCACTGTCAGTTTCGGGCCGTCACGGGCCGAACGACGGGGCAAAAACGCGGTCGATGGGACACAGTTATCTGCACGCCTTGGTAACGGACCGAGTATGAGTCACACCACCGTCACGCACACCGTCAGCGAGGTGTCAGTATGCGCGTCGTAGCCAAGTTCGGCGGCACGAGCCTCGGCAGCGGCGACCGGATCAACCGCGCCGCGGACTCGATCGCCGCCGCCGTCGAGGACGGCCACGAGATCGCCGTCGTCGCCAGCGCGATGGGATCGACCACCGACGAACTGCTCGAGGAGATCACCTTCGAGACCGACGAGCAAGACCGCGCCCAGATCGTCAGCATGGGTGAGCGCACGTCGGTTCGGATGCTCAAGGCCGCACTCACCGCCCGGGGCATCGACGCCGTCTTCCTGGAGCCCGGCAGCGACCGTTGGCCCGTCGTCACCGACGAGTACGGCGAGGTCAACGTCGAGGAGACCCAGAAACGCGCCCAGGAGGTAGCCGCCGACCTCGACGGCACGGTCCCGGTTATCACCGGCTTCCTCGCGGAGGGGCCGGACGGCTCGATCACGACGCTCGGCCGCGGCGGCAGCGACACCACTGCCGTGATGATGGGCAAGTACATGGACGCCGACGAGGTCGTCATCGTGACCGACGTCGAGGGCGTCATGACCGGGGATCCCCGCGTCGTCGAGGGGGCTCGCAACGTCGGCGAGATTTCGGTCGACGAACTCCGAAACCTCTCGTTCCGCGGGGCCGAGGTCGTCGCTCCTTCCGCGCTCTCCTACAAGGACGGCAAGCTAGACGTCCGCGTCGTCCACTACCAGCACGGCGACTTGCTGTCGGGCGGGACGAGCATCGAGGGCGAATTCAAGAACCTCGTCGATCTGCGCGAGCGGCCGCTGGCCTGTCTCACCGTCGCCGGCCGGGCGATCCGTAACCAGCCCGGCATCTTCAACCACCTCTCGGAGGCGCTCGCCGAAAGCGACGTCAACGTCGACGCCGTCGCCAGCGGGATGGACACCATTACCTTCTACATCGACGAGGAGGAGGCCGAACGCGCCGAGAACATCCTCCACCGAGAGGTCATCGCCCGCGACGAACTCTCGAGTGTCACCGTCGACTCGCCGGTCGCGGTCGTCCGCGTCACCGGCGGGGAACTCCCCAACCAGCCCGGCATCATCAGCGAGATCGTCAACCCGCTGGCCGAGGCCCGGATCCACCTCAACGACATCATCACCAGCGCGACCAGCGTCGCGCTGTTCGTCGACTGGGAGGACCGGGAGCAGACCCTCGAGCTGACACAGGACCTGTTCTAGGCACCGGTTTCCGGCGTCGGGTCCGCTCCGATGCCGCTCGATCGATTTCCGATCGTGACTGTCGTTCGACGAGACGAATTTTAGTACGTTACTATCGCCGCCGAAACAACGGTAGCGACGCCGTAACGAAGGGGTGGCACCGAATGGGGCGAGTCATGAGCCCGGATTCGACCCCGACGGAAGTGTTCCCCGACGTCGAGCCAGATCCAGACGCGGTCCTCGCCGAGTTCGGCGTCGACTCGCCGGCGGACCTCGACGGCGACGGCGCTCACGACCCGATCCCCGACGACGCCGCCGTCGACGATACGACGGCGGCCGAACTCTTCGACGACCTCCAGCACGTCACGTCGGCGGACGCGGCGTCGTCGGCTGACCCGGTCCCCTCCGATCGGAGCGACGCGGCCGACGGCGAGGCCGATCCCGCTGCTTCCCTCGAGTTCGAGTTCGTCGGCGATTCGGACGTCGTCGTCCGTGACGACGGCGACGTGATCGACGCGACGGCGGCCGAACTCAGCGCCGTCACGGAGACGGGGCCGAGCGAGGACGCGTCGGCCGATACCGACGACGGCTCCGACGCCGCCTCGAGTGGCGGTACCACGGCCTCGAGCGGGCGGGTCGAGGCGACCGAGACCGGCGATGCGGGCGGAGACGGTGGCGACTCGAATTCCGCGCTCGCCGTCCGGACCGGCCCCGATCTGGAACTCGTCGGCCCCGACCCGACGCCGACGCGGGTCGGGAACGACGTGTTCGGCGACACCGGTGCCCGCTGACCGCGGTCGACGAGGCGCTCGGCCGCCGCGTTCGACCGCAGGCCGTCCGCTTCGGCCGTCGATGAGCCGATCCATCCTGCAACGGACGGTTCGCGCCATCGATGGACACGGAGCCGCAACTAGACTGAACACGCGCGCCGCCCTCGTTGCCGTATGGTCGCCTACAAGTCGAAAGTCGTCGAACGGATCCGGCTCCCCTCTCGAGACCGACGCGAACGAGCGCTCGCCGAGGCCGGCTACAACGTCTTCGATCTCGATGCCGAGGACGTCTTCGTCGATCTCCTGACCGACAGCGGTACCGGCGCGATGAGCGACGCCCAGTGGGCCGCCCTGTTGCGCGGCGACGAGTCCTACGCGGGGTCGCGGAGCTTCGCCGAGCTCGAGTCCGCGGTTCGGGACGTGATGGGATTCGAGCGCGTCGTCCCGACCCACCAGGGTCGCGGCGCGGAGAACGTTCTCTATGGCACCCTTCTCGAGGAGGGTGACGTCGCGCTCAACAACACGCACTTCGATACGACGCGGGCCCACGTCGCGAATCAGGGGGCCGACCCGGTCGACTGCCCCGTCGAGGGGGCTCACGATCTCGAGTCGGACGAGCCGTTCAAGGGTAACTTCTCGCTCGAGCGGGCCCGCTCGGTCGTCGACGAAGTGGGCACCGAGCGCGTGCCGCTGGTGATTCTGACGGTCACGAACAACTCGACGGCGGGCCAGCCGGTCTCCGTCGAGAACACCCGTCGGGTGCGGGCGTTCGCCGACGAGATCGACGCGACCTTCGTCGTCGACGCCTGCCGGTTCGCCGAGAACGCCGGCTTCGTCCGCCGCCGCGAGGACGAGTTCGCCGGTGCCGACGTCGACGAGATCGCCCGCGAGCAACTCGGTTACGCCGACGCGATCGTCATGAGCGGCAAGAAAGACGGGCTGGCCAACGCGGGCGGCTTCGTCGCGACCGACGACGAGACGCTGTTCGAGCGATGCAAGCAGCGGGCGATCCTCTACGAGGGGTTTCCCACGTACGGCGGGATGTCCGGACGGGATATCGCCGCGATGGCTACCGGGCTCCGCGAGGCCGTCGACGCGGCCTACGTCGCCGACCGCCTCGACGGCGTCCGCGCGTTCGCGGACGTACTCGAGGAGGCGGGCGTCCCGATCTACACGCCGCCCGGCGGTCACGCCGTCTACCTCGACGCCGGTGCGGCGCTTCCCCACCTCTCGGCCGACGAGTTCCCGGGCCAGGCGCTGGTCTGCGAACTGTATCGAGAGGGCGGTGTCCGCGGGGTCGAACTCGGGAGCTTCGCGTTCCCCGACACCGACCGACCGGAGCTGGTCCGCCTCGCGGTACCGCGCCGTACGTACCACGCGGAACACTTCGAACACGTCGCCGAGACCGCTGCGACCGTCCTCGAGAAGCGCGAAGCAGTCGACGGACTCGAGATCACGTCCGAGCCCGAAAACCGCGAGTTGCGTCACTTCACTGCCAGCCTCGAGCCGAACCCGTCGTGAGAACGCGACCGATCGTGCGAGGCGGTCGCTGCACTGCACGATCAGCGACTCGAGAGGACGCGCTGGGCTCGATCCTTCAGGCTCGGTTCCGCTTGCGGTTCCGCTGCGCGCCCGAGCCGCCGTTTCGCGACGGTTCGAACGCCCCGTTTCGCCGGTTCGGAGGTCGCAAGCTCGATCGCCCAGTCGGGCACCTGTGCCTCGAGTTCCCGCCGTTTCTGGGTCCGCATCTTGCCGAACCGGCGTAGCGCCAGTCCGACGCCGAGGAACAGGCCGGCGTCGCGCAACTCGCGTCGGAACCGCTCCCGGTCGTTGCGGACCGCGATCGCCTTCGCCAGCGAGAGCGCACCGATCGCCAGATAGACCTTCGAACTCTTCGACGGATCACCGCTGAGCAGCCGTTGGAGCGCCATGCGGCGGTTGCTACCACGGTCTGTCGGATAAAGCTGGGCCGGGCAGGCGACGGGCTCCGGTCGTACGTCCTCCTGTCGCTGGGTCCCGACGATCGCAGGCAGTCGCTGTCGCGCCGGCACTGACTGACAGCAGTCCGTATCAGTCGTCGTCTCCCCGCACCGCAACGCCGCGGTGTCGCCGGCCGTCGATCGCCTCGATCGCGAACCCCAGCCGTTCGTAGAACGGCCGTACGCCGTCGTCGAACCGGGCCGTGAGCCTGCGCTCGCGCTTCAGGGCGCGGTCGATCAGCGTCGACCCGATCCCCCGGCCGCGGTGACGGCGGCGAACGCCGATCGACGCGACGTGGGCCCCCCGCTCGTCCGGGAGGGGCTCGAGGACGACGGTGCCGAGGATTCGATCGGTTCCGGCCGCGCCGTCGGCGCTCCCGCCGCGCCGGTCGCCCGCCACGAGAACGTCGCCGTCCTCGATCCGGGCCTCGACGTCGCCGGGCTCGAGCATGGCTGCGTCGAGGATTCGTCGCACGTCGAGGGACTCGTCGGGGGTCGCAGGACGGACGAACATCTACCGGCTGCCGCCCTTGATGAGCCGCAGTACGGTCACCTGCTCGCTCTCGACCGGTCGGTCCTCGGGGACCGGACGGCCGTCGACGAGGACGCTCACCTCGTGGGGGCTCAGATCGACCTCGTGCAGGAGATCGGCGTAGGTCGGCGACTCGGTGTCGCTCCCGTCGGCGGCGTCAGCGTCGGCTCCCGCGACCGCCTCGAGATCGAACTCGTAGGTGTCCTCGCCCTTGACGTCGACGGTGACGTACATACCACCACTTGCAACGGGGCGCTCTTGAGCGCGTCGCTCGCGGTCGACGCGGTGGTTGGACCGGGTTCGCTTCCTCGGCCGTCGTCAGTCCGCGGTCGGCTCGTCGGGACCGCCGCCGACCGATCGTTCGCGGTCGCGACCCCGTGCGGTCCGCCAGTGGCCGACGAGTCCGCGAACGAGCCCGCCGAGCCCGAGCAGGAGGACGATCAGTCCGATCACCTCGCCGACGATCGGAACCGGCAGCTGCGAGAGGAGGGCCCCGGCGACCAGCCCGACGACGAGGGCGAGCCAGCGGTTCCCGAGCCCGACGAGCGACAGAATCCAGGCGGCGATGGCAAAACGACCGTAGATAATCCCGACCCACACTAGCAGGGCGAACACGAAGCCGCCGACGAACGACAGCGGGAGGCCGACGACGCTGATCGCGAGCGCGATCAGGAGGACGGGAATCACGACCAGGGCGGCTAGCCCGACCAGTCCCGACCGGAGCGGACCGCTCGCGACGCGATCGGCCACGCCGTCGGAGAACCGCGGGAACAGCCCGAGCAAGAGCGCGCCCAGCAACAGGTTCACCGCCAGGGCGTAGGCCGTGAACAGCCACGACGCGAACGGCTGGATCGTCGGCGCGACGTCGACCCCCAGCGAGGCGTCCGCCTCGATCTCGCCCGCGACCGCATCGGTGTTGCCCTCGAGGTCGCCGTCGTACCGCAGATCCCCGGCGATCGAGGCGGTCTCGCCCAGCCGGATCGTCTCGGCTCCGATCTCGGCGTCGCCCTCGATCGTGCCGTCGATCGTCACGGTCCCGACGCCGGCCGTGACGGCTCCGCCGACGGTTCCGTCCTCGGTGATCGTCAGGCTCCCCGCGCCGGCGTCGACGTCGCCGTCGACGGTGCCGGCGACGGTGACGCTCCCGCCGGCCGCCTCGAGGTCGCCGCCGACCTCGCCGGTGCGTTCGATCCGTACGTCGCCGCCCACGGCACTGACGTCGCCGGTGACGGTTCCCCGAACCACGACGGTTCCCCCGAACGCCTCGAGGCTGTCGACCGTCTCGTCCTCCTCGACGACGACGGTGCCGCCGGTCTGGCCGTTCGACTGGGCGGCGACCGTCGCCGGGACGGTCCCACAGACCACGAGGACGACCAGCACCGCGACGGCGATCCGTGATAGTGTGGCTCTCTCAACCATTGCGTGTCGTCCTTCCTCGAGCAGGGTGTAAAACCCGCCACCACGGTTTCCGGGCGGGAAACCGTCCGGTTTCGTGACCCGTCGGCAACGCGACCGAACCCGCGGACGCGCCGTCGGAGAGCGACCTTCGGTCGATTTATTTTCCGGCCGCCCGTTCGCCCGGTATGAGCGAGGCCGAGGCCGACACCGACGTCGAGGCGGCGGAGCCAACCCCCGGGAAAACGGAGGTCTGGATCGAGAAGTACCGCCCGGAACTGCTCGCCGATATCAAGGGTCACGAGAACATCGTCCCGCGACTCGAGAACTACGTCGAGCAGGACGACCTCCCCCACCTTCTTTTCGCTGGCCCAGCTGGAACAGGAAAGACCACGGCCGCACAGGCCATCGCCCGCGAAGTCTACGGCGACGACTGGCGCGAGAACTTCCTCGAGTTGAACGCCTCCGACCAGCGCGGGATCGACGTCGTCCGCGACCGAATCAAGGACTTCGCACGCTCCTCGTTCGG containing:
- a CDS encoding bactofilin family protein, with protein sequence MVERATLSRIAVAVLVVLVVCGTVPATVAAQSNGQTGGTVVVEEDETVDSLEAFGGTVVVRGTVTGDVSAVGGDVRIERTGEVGGDLEAAGGSVTVAGTVDGDVDAGAGSLTITEDGTVGGAVTAGVGTVTIDGTIEGDAEIGAETIRLGETASIAGDLRYDGDLEGNTDAVAGEIEADASLGVDVAPTIQPFASWLFTAYALAVNLLLGALLLGLFPRFSDGVADRVASGPLRSGLVGLAALVVIPVLLIALAISVVGLPLSFVGGFVFALLVWVGIIYGRFAIAAWILSLVGLGNRWLALVVGLVAGALLSQLPVPIVGEVIGLIVLLLGLGGLVRGLVGHWRTARGRDRERSVGGGPDEPTAD